A single genomic interval of Aegicerativicinus sediminis harbors:
- a CDS encoding polysaccharide deacetylase family protein yields MNLILVFLLVPKIWWWILPVLVLVFISLSAFNSQWNVFLKTITHKETRKKVVAITFDDGPDPEITPKVLKQLEKHKAKATFFCIGKNIVKHPEIIQTQDKLGNEIANHSYFHGNFIDFHNSVGWIKEIIKTDQAVETSISKRPNYFRAPYGVTTPHLARALKTTGHQIIGWSIRSYDTFINNPYRIFTRIKKRIHPGAIILLHDTNERCPVVLEQLLIFLKEEGYRTVTVKELLNET; encoded by the coding sequence GATTTTACCTGTTCTGGTATTGGTATTCATAAGTCTGAGTGCATTCAATTCTCAGTGGAATGTGTTCTTAAAAACCATTACTCATAAGGAAACGAGGAAAAAGGTTGTGGCCATAACCTTCGATGATGGCCCAGATCCAGAAATCACACCAAAGGTTTTAAAGCAACTTGAAAAGCACAAAGCAAAAGCCACCTTCTTTTGTATAGGAAAAAACATTGTGAAGCATCCAGAAATAATCCAAACTCAAGATAAATTAGGAAATGAAATTGCCAACCATAGTTACTTTCATGGAAATTTCATCGATTTTCATAATTCTGTTGGTTGGATAAAAGAAATTATAAAAACAGATCAAGCAGTAGAAACAAGTATTTCGAAAAGACCTAATTATTTTAGGGCACCATATGGTGTAACTACTCCACATTTAGCACGTGCCTTGAAAACAACCGGACATCAAATAATTGGATGGTCCATAAGATCTTACGATACATTTATAAACAATCCATATCGAATCTTTACACGCATCAAAAAAAGAATTCACCCCGGAGCAATTATTTTATTGCATGATACAAATGAGCGGTGCCCAGTTGTTTTGGAACAACTATTGATATTTCTAAAGGAGGAAGGATACAGAACTGTAACTGTTAAAGAATTATTGAATGAAACTTAA
- a CDS encoding LolA family protein, with protein MKLKKFLYSSLSLFFLCLSGFGQQQMSMAEAEILKEKVEKSSKNIQSLECNFVQTKHINMLENEVVSTGILYYKNPDNIKWEYLSPKLISSVFKGNQLYVIEEDNSKKIDLNSNKLIQNLNELVTNSIKGNIFDELLFNLTYFETTENYRVEFVPKEKKIRRYYNSFDMIFSKTDFQLNSLYLREANGDYTLIEFRDKKLNGEISDSTFKVN; from the coding sequence ATGAAACTTAAAAAGTTCCTCTACTCATCACTGTCTTTGTTCTTTTTATGTTTAAGTGGTTTTGGTCAACAACAAATGTCTATGGCCGAGGCTGAAATCTTGAAAGAAAAAGTTGAAAAGTCGTCAAAAAATATACAGTCTTTAGAATGTAATTTTGTTCAGACCAAACACATAAATATGTTAGAAAATGAGGTTGTAAGCACAGGTATATTGTACTACAAAAATCCTGATAACATAAAATGGGAATACCTCAGCCCAAAACTAATTTCAAGTGTCTTCAAGGGAAATCAACTATATGTTATAGAGGAGGATAATTCCAAGAAAATTGATTTGAACTCAAATAAACTAATTCAGAACCTGAATGAACTGGTTACGAATTCCATCAAGGGCAATATTTTTGACGAATTACTTTTTAACCTTACCTATTTTGAAACAACTGAAAATTATAGGGTTGAGTTTGTTCCTAAAGAAAAAAAGATAAGACGCTATTACAATTCATTTGATATGATATTCTCAAAAACTGACTTTCAATTAAACAGCCTTTATCTCCGAGAAGCAAACGGTGATTATACCTTAATTGAGTTTAGAGACAAAAAACTCAATGGTGAAATTTCGGATAGTACTTTTAAGGTGAATTGA
- a CDS encoding DUF2062 domain-containing protein, translating to MPTAKELFKKYKCCVVIPTFNNGGTLTRILNGVMEHADNIFVINDGSTDNTKEILNSYNSIQSINLQENRGKGNALKLGLKTAIEQGYDYAITLDSDGQHFPEDIPLFLNALSTSSNKNLMIIGDRNMNEAEVLSRSAKGNRVSSFWVHAATGLRLKDSQSGFRLYPLQAISQLSFYDWTRKFEFEVEVIVKSYWAGVTIQHVPIKILYNFSERVSHFRPFMDIARIVILITWFLIMRLCYIIPRDFVRKLKEKGLGKFLREDLLQSGDSPRKKALSIALGVFIGLSPFWGLHTVLVIFLAVLLRLNKVIAFTFSNISLPPFIPLVIFLSTYTGNFVLGQNSYFSFEEVRQNFNLVRELETYFVGSLVLSTIVSVAFGLIGYFILLYREKNTKLVNV from the coding sequence ATGCCAACGGCTAAAGAACTATTTAAAAAATATAAATGTTGTGTTGTAATTCCCACGTTTAATAACGGAGGCACTTTAACCCGTATCCTTAACGGAGTGATGGAACATGCAGATAACATTTTTGTGATAAATGATGGTTCAACAGACAATACCAAAGAAATTCTAAATTCATATAACAGTATACAGTCTATAAATCTTCAGGAAAACAGGGGCAAGGGAAATGCTTTGAAGTTAGGCTTAAAGACTGCAATTGAACAGGGATACGACTATGCGATTACCCTAGATAGTGATGGTCAGCATTTCCCAGAGGACATTCCATTATTTCTAAATGCTTTATCAACCTCTTCCAATAAAAATTTAATGATTATTGGAGATCGCAACATGAATGAGGCCGAAGTTCTTTCTAGAAGTGCTAAGGGAAATAGAGTTTCCTCATTTTGGGTGCATGCGGCTACCGGATTACGTCTAAAAGATTCCCAATCAGGTTTCCGACTGTATCCTTTGCAGGCAATCAGCCAATTAAGCTTTTACGACTGGACCCGAAAGTTTGAATTCGAAGTAGAGGTTATTGTAAAAAGCTATTGGGCAGGTGTAACTATTCAACATGTACCAATAAAAATCTTATACAATTTTTCAGAAAGGGTATCACACTTTAGGCCCTTTATGGATATTGCTAGAATAGTAATATTAATTACTTGGTTTCTTATAATGCGTCTGTGCTATATTATACCAAGAGACTTTGTAAGAAAACTTAAGGAAAAAGGACTTGGAAAGTTTCTGCGGGAAGATTTACTACAAAGTGGAGATTCACCGAGAAAGAAAGCTTTATCAATTGCTTTGGGCGTATTTATAGGCCTCTCGCCATTTTGGGGTTTGCATACAGTTTTGGTAATTTTTTTGGCCGTCTTATTAAGATTAAACAAAGTAATCGCGTTTACCTTTTCCAATATTAGCCTACCACCTTTTATTCCCTTAGTTATATTTTTAAGTACCTATACAGGGAATTTTGTACTAGGACAAAATAGCTATTTTAGTTTTGAGGAGGTTCGACAGAATTTTAATTTGGTTCGTGAACTTGAAACCTATTTTGTAGGTAGTCTAGTGTTGAGTACCATAGTTTCTGTAGCCTTCGGATTAATAGGGTATTTCATATTGCTCTATCGAGAAAAAAACACCAAACTGGTAAATGTCTAA
- a CDS encoding MMPL family transporter gives MSNFFFGLHKWISSNIGKFSVLFILALVILGFTAAQVHLSENIEDLIPKKKQNKELQEVLDQIHFTDQYVIKFELADSLTIDNLTSSAQNFLDSVSTFQAKYIDNIQGKVTDEEAESFLKLAYEFMPLYLKKEDYKKIDSWLNKDSIFNITQRNYNNIISSTGLISKQIIPKDPLGLSLLGLQNIREHTVNNTFLIKNNFLVSPDERQLLLIITPNPNLNPKQLDYLSNAIIRISDNIQKASANIEILMYGGPLIAKGNADRIKRDVLSTVGIALILLVLLLILYYRKLIIPFLLLVPTLIGGLIGLSVLFLLKPEVSSISLGIGAILLGVTIDFSLHIATHLKKNPNVADLYQTTTAPILMSALTTSLAFFCLNLIDSPALNDLGLFASISVFSSACVSLIFIPLVYKPQLSPGGGNHKVIAIEKIAAFNYHQNKPLIVSVVALLIISIVFYGKVGFNNDLSKLNYLEPRLEKAEKELDELTLAGSKSLYAVSYHNDFQEALRTNDALNRKLEKLKNENRLESFTSISPMLKSDSLQSVLNNTWRNFWTQSKIDSLQFFLNHSAAKVGFKQNTFQPFINRLRAMNSKVDFSDYNEIPSLALRNFITTSTELNTITSIIKVREDQINPTLNNFKDEPSLIIIDRQKLNEDLLGHLKSEFNLLLLYCSVAIILLLLVFYRNIRLTLVTLLPILITWIITIGLMGLFKVEFNVFNIIISSFVFGLGVDYSIFITNGLMMKHKENPNKIITSKVGILLSVLTTITGVGVMVFAEHPALHSISMVSVIAIFTAVLVSFTLQPIAFKFLMKNTYGKN, from the coding sequence ATGTCTAATTTCTTTTTTGGGTTACACAAATGGATTTCTTCCAATATTGGAAAGTTCAGTGTCCTATTTATTCTTGCATTGGTGATTTTGGGGTTCACGGCAGCCCAAGTACATCTAAGTGAAAATATTGAAGACCTTATCCCTAAAAAAAAGCAGAATAAGGAATTACAGGAGGTTTTAGATCAAATTCACTTTACCGACCAATATGTTATAAAGTTTGAACTAGCGGACAGCCTAACAATTGACAATCTTACTTCTTCAGCCCAAAACTTTCTAGATTCTGTATCCACATTTCAAGCAAAATATATAGATAATATTCAAGGCAAAGTAACGGATGAAGAAGCTGAATCTTTTCTAAAATTGGCGTATGAATTTATGCCTCTCTACCTTAAAAAAGAGGACTATAAAAAAATTGATAGTTGGCTAAACAAGGATAGTATCTTTAATATAACCCAAAGAAACTATAATAATATTATCTCTTCAACTGGCTTAATTAGTAAACAAATCATTCCTAAAGATCCTCTTGGATTATCCCTATTAGGTTTACAGAATATTCGTGAACATACAGTAAATAATACATTTTTAATTAAGAATAATTTTTTAGTAAGTCCAGATGAACGTCAATTGCTTTTGATCATTACCCCAAACCCGAATTTAAATCCAAAGCAATTAGATTATCTATCTAATGCTATCATAAGGATTTCAGATAATATCCAAAAGGCTTCAGCTAATATTGAAATTCTAATGTACGGTGGTCCATTAATTGCGAAAGGAAATGCAGATCGAATAAAAAGGGATGTACTAAGCACTGTTGGGATTGCATTAATATTGTTGGTATTACTCCTAATACTCTATTACAGAAAATTAATTATTCCATTTTTGCTGCTCGTCCCAACATTAATTGGGGGTTTGATAGGGTTGAGTGTATTATTTCTATTGAAACCAGAGGTTTCCTCCATTTCTTTAGGTATAGGAGCTATTTTACTAGGTGTAACCATAGATTTTTCACTTCATATTGCTACACATCTTAAGAAAAACCCCAATGTTGCAGACCTCTACCAAACAACTACTGCGCCTATCCTTATGAGTGCACTTACCACATCGTTGGCTTTTTTTTGTTTAAACTTAATAGACTCACCAGCTTTAAACGATTTAGGATTATTTGCTTCAATAAGTGTGTTTTCTTCAGCATGTGTCTCACTAATATTCATTCCATTGGTATATAAACCTCAACTGAGTCCGGGTGGAGGAAATCACAAAGTTATTGCCATAGAAAAAATTGCTGCGTTTAATTATCATCAAAATAAACCTTTAATAGTAAGTGTAGTTGCATTACTAATAATTTCAATTGTATTCTATGGAAAGGTTGGTTTCAATAACGATCTTTCAAAACTTAATTATTTAGAACCTCGACTTGAAAAAGCGGAGAAGGAACTTGATGAATTAACTTTGGCAGGATCCAAATCACTATATGCTGTAAGTTACCACAATGACTTTCAAGAAGCGTTAAGAACCAATGACGCCCTGAATAGGAAATTGGAAAAATTGAAAAATGAAAACCGCTTAGAATCATTTACCTCGATTTCTCCAATGTTGAAATCAGATAGCTTACAATCTGTTTTGAACAATACATGGCGTAATTTTTGGACTCAATCTAAAATTGACAGCCTGCAGTTCTTTCTTAATCACAGCGCAGCTAAAGTGGGATTTAAGCAAAACACTTTTCAACCATTCATCAATCGGTTAAGGGCTATGAATTCAAAGGTAGATTTTTCTGATTACAATGAAATTCCAAGTCTTGCCTTGCGAAATTTTATCACTACTTCAACTGAGTTAAACACTATTACTTCGATTATAAAAGTTAGGGAAGATCAAATAAATCCTACTCTTAATAATTTCAAGGATGAACCTTCCCTAATTATTATTGATCGCCAAAAGCTAAATGAAGATCTTTTGGGACACCTTAAATCTGAGTTTAATTTGCTTCTACTCTATTGTTCCGTTGCAATAATCCTATTATTACTCGTATTCTACCGAAATATTAGATTAACGTTGGTTACTTTATTGCCAATCTTAATTACTTGGATCATTACGATTGGTTTGATGGGACTTTTTAAAGTTGAATTCAATGTTTTTAATATTATTATTTCCTCCTTTGTCTTTGGGCTTGGAGTGGATTATAGTATTTTTATTACGAATGGTTTGATGATGAAACACAAAGAAAATCCTAATAAAATTATCACCAGTAAAGTAGGAATATTACTATCCGTACTTACCACAATTACCGGAGTTGGAGTTATGGTTTTTGCTGAACATCCTGCATTACATTCTATTTCAATGGTTTCTGTAATTGCCATTTTTACTGCTGTTTTGGTATCATTCACTTTACAACCAATCGCATTTAAATTTTTGATGAAAAACACATATGGGAAAAATTAA
- a CDS encoding cupin-like domain-containing protein has translation MGKINTVPIKRIKSVTKEEFLRNYYNPQEPVLIEDLVKDWPAYKKWNLDYIQSKAGDQIVPLYNNEPTKGHKKSVVPAKKMKLVDYIEILKTQPTDLRMFFYNVLQKMPDLTKDFDYPDIGLKFFKKLPVMFFGGKGSKVLAHYDMDLADLVHVHFHGHKRVTLFSPDQAQYLYQVPFTVHNLETIDMDKPDFETYPALRNVTGILAEMKHGDALYMPSGYWHYITYSDGGFSITLRAFPRKLKTLGHLFKNLIFMRNFENAMRYAFGQKWVDYKERSILERLNRKYKSIS, from the coding sequence ATGGGAAAAATTAATACTGTACCCATTAAACGCATAAAATCGGTAACGAAAGAGGAGTTTCTGAGAAATTACTATAATCCTCAAGAACCAGTGTTGATTGAGGATTTGGTGAAGGATTGGCCGGCTTACAAAAAATGGAATTTAGATTATATACAGTCAAAAGCTGGAGACCAAATAGTTCCATTATATAACAATGAACCTACAAAAGGACACAAAAAATCTGTTGTGCCAGCCAAAAAAATGAAGCTTGTAGATTACATTGAAATCTTAAAAACACAACCTACAGACCTTAGGATGTTTTTTTATAATGTTCTCCAAAAAATGCCAGATCTCACCAAAGATTTTGATTATCCAGATATCGGTTTAAAATTTTTCAAAAAATTGCCGGTAATGTTTTTTGGAGGGAAAGGATCTAAAGTATTGGCCCATTATGATATGGATTTGGCCGACCTAGTACATGTTCATTTCCATGGTCATAAAAGAGTGACTTTGTTTTCGCCAGATCAAGCACAATATCTTTATCAGGTTCCTTTTACAGTACATAATTTAGAAACAATTGATATGGATAAGCCAGATTTCGAAACCTATCCCGCACTAAGAAATGTAACTGGTATTCTAGCAGAGATGAAACATGGAGATGCTCTTTATATGCCTAGTGGCTATTGGCATTATATAACCTATTCAGATGGTGGTTTTTCAATTACTTTAAGGGCCTTCCCAAGAAAGCTTAAAACCCTTGGTCATTTATTTAAAAACCTCATTTTTATGCGAAATTTTGAAAATGCCATGCGTTACGCGTTCGGACAAAAATGGGTTGATTACAAAGAGCGGTCAATCTTAGAGCGGTTAAACAGAAAATATAAATCAATATCGTAA